Proteins from a genomic interval of Streptomyces sp. Tu6071:
- a CDS encoding DnaB-like helicase N-terminal domain-containing protein, which produces MTPWVDPLLRAEQALLGAVLLSPSQLDRLSWLHPDDFHSPHHTALFAAAQAMAPAKATEAQAEPVTLAWPQAILGEAQRRVRGLSAPYLHDLIASCPYVDHAPVYGRMVLEGSLHRSVLRHATATRQAAREVHRSGLDTALSTALRRVDALAEHLDAVGRRWGAPPRARGHAPALDDAVHSPLNLPVEHERDLLAALERGRASGLEAISWLEPGDFAAYGDLFTCARALAHRGEPVDTLTLTWEVRRRDLLSPENRRRLDAVSRGPAAGSLDWLGERVLASGLLRAIDLAADRVQNMAGDIRYSPARLVHHGRLALETISSPRNRREQARTGMPPAVGRTREEQIREAAQPGLARARSRPAATSAAAKPSSHPSARSKEGHAR; this is translated from the coding sequence ATGACGCCGTGGGTCGACCCGCTGCTGCGCGCCGAGCAGGCCCTGCTCGGGGCCGTCCTGCTCTCACCCTCCCAACTCGACCGTCTCTCCTGGCTGCATCCCGACGACTTCCACTCCCCCCACCACACCGCCCTGTTCGCCGCCGCCCAGGCCATGGCCCCCGCGAAGGCAACCGAGGCGCAGGCCGAGCCGGTCACCCTCGCCTGGCCGCAGGCGATCCTCGGCGAGGCTCAGCGGCGCGTGCGCGGGCTCTCGGCTCCGTACCTCCACGACCTGATCGCTTCCTGCCCGTACGTCGACCACGCTCCGGTCTACGGGCGCATGGTCCTCGAAGGCTCGCTCCACCGCTCCGTACTGCGCCACGCCACGGCCACACGACAAGCCGCGCGGGAGGTGCACCGCTCCGGCCTGGACACAGCACTGAGCACTGCTCTTCGTCGCGTGGACGCCCTCGCCGAGCACCTCGACGCCGTGGGACGGCGGTGGGGCGCACCTCCCCGGGCCAGGGGGCACGCGCCGGCCCTCGACGACGCGGTGCACTCGCCGCTCAACCTCCCCGTCGAGCACGAACGTGACCTTCTCGCCGCACTCGAACGGGGAAGGGCCTCTGGGCTGGAGGCGATCTCCTGGCTCGAACCCGGCGACTTCGCCGCGTACGGGGATCTGTTCACCTGCGCACGCGCTCTCGCACACCGTGGAGAGCCCGTCGACACCCTGACGTTGACGTGGGAGGTCCGTCGGCGCGACTTGCTGTCGCCCGAGAACCGCCGCCGCCTCGACGCCGTCAGCCGGGGACCGGCAGCGGGTTCGCTCGACTGGCTAGGCGAGCGCGTTCTCGCCTCCGGCCTGCTCCGGGCCATCGATCTCGCCGCCGACCGCGTGCAGAACATGGCCGGTGATATCCGGTACTCCCCCGCCCGGCTCGTGCACCACGGGCGCTTGGCTCTCGAAACGATCTCCTCTCCCCGCAACCGGCGGGAGCAGGCGCGCACGGGAATGCCTCCCGCCGTCGGCCGGACGCGGGAAGAGCAGATCCGCGAGGCAGCCCAGCCCGGCCTCGCGCGCGCCCGCAGTCGCCCCGCTGCAACGAGCGCCGCAGCCAAGCCCTCCTCACACCCCTCAGCGCGCTCGAAGGAGGGACACGCGCGATGA